CCCTTCTTGGATTCAATCAGGTTGTTGATATAACCCAGGTCAGGGTCGAGTTGCTGTGTCTGCAGTCCAAAAAAATTATGTAACTGAAAGAATACATGATTGACCACATGTGCTTCTTCCAAAGGCGAAAGAGCCGGATTTAATTCAATCCAGACATTCTTTGAGATCGTTTCAATTTTTTGCGTGATTTTGAATTCATCCAGATCGGGATATTGGAATTTTGAAACAAGCAATGCGCCTTCCAGCAGATCCTCCCCATTTTTATCTCTCCATTTTATCAGCCTGTCTTTTACATTTGAGAACTGGATTTTGTTAATCAAATCCTCCAGGCGCGTTTGAATCAATTGATTTTCTGAGGTTTCCCAGGCTGATTCCAACAACGGAATGCCTTCCACGCCCAGTGAAAACAATTTATTGCTGACATGCGAATACACTTCATTGTCATTATCATCCAGCAAGGTGATGAGTGCTTTAAATTCGGTATCAGTCAGGTTACTCACGTTAGTTCTTAATTCTAATTTAGTTCTTTTTTATAGAATGTCAAGAAGGGTTTTCCACACATGGAAGAATAACGTTATTTCTTTTTAGTCGTTTTGCCTTTTGCGGCAGCCTTCCTGGCGGGTGCCTTTTTTTCTTTTTAGAAAAAGCATTCGGTACCTGGGTTCTATCATCGCCTTTATATCTACCAAAGACAACCGGGCTGCTTCATCAGCGGTATATTTCCGGCCGGTCAGTTTCAGCATTTTTTTATTGAACTTAATGTACGGACCCCATCGGCCGTTTTCTACAGATATCTTTTCTTCCGGGAAATTTAAGATGAAACGGTTGGCTTCTTTTTCCAGCTTCTTCTCAATCAACTCACCGCATTCTTTCGCATTAATCGTATCAAAATGATAGCCCTTCGGTATATTGATGAATAATCCGTTCCATTTTATGAAAGGTCCGAAACGTCCTTTTCCCTTGGAGACCGGTTTTCCTTCATATTGCGCAATCGGTGCATCGTCTTCCTGTTTGGATTTTATGACTTCTATTGCTCGTTCGAGGGTTACATCAGAAGGTTCTTCTCCTTTAGGGAGGGAAATGAATTGCTCACCGAATTTTACATATGGCCCGAAACGGCCGGCATTGACCGATACTTCCTGTCCTTCATATTCGCCCAGAATTAATGGGAGCTTGAATAATTCCATCGCTTCGTCCATCGTGATGGTTTCCAAACTTTGGGAGGATTTTAATTTCGCATAACGCGGCTTTTCTTCCTCTTCATTTGTCCCAATTTGTATCATAGGTCCGTATCTGCCCAATTTGGCAACGACTGTTTTACCGTTTTCCGGGTCTTTTCCCAGTTCTCGCTCACCGGTGACGTACGCAGTATTCTCGGAAGCTGCAATTTCTTTGTGGAAAGGGCCATAGAATTGTTTCAATGATTTTCTCCAGTCTTTATGACCTTCCGCAATTTCGTCAAAGTCCTTTTCCATTTCTGCCGTGAAGGAATAGTCCATCACCCGGGTGAAATTTTCCATCAGGTAATCCGTCACCAAATTACCGATATCAGTCGGCAGCAGTTTTCCTTTTAAGGAACCGGTATTTTCACACAGCGACTCTTTCCTGATTTCCTTCTTCGCAGACAACTCAATTTTTTGATAGGCACGCGGAAGTCCTTCACGGTCACCTTTCACCACATATTCCCTGTTTTGAATGGTGGAAATGGTAGGGGCGTAGGTCGATGGTCGTCCAATGCCAAGTTCCTCCAATTTCTTGATGAGGCTTGCTTCCGTGTAGCGTGCAGGCGGCTGTGTGAAGCGTTGGCGGGCTTCGATATTTTTATAGGTCAATGACTGTCCGACATTCAACGGAGGCAGCATGCCGCTTTCTTCCTGTTCATCATCGTCCGTACCTTCAATATATACCTTTAAAAATCCGTCGAATTTCAACACTTCTCCTTCCGCAATAAACTTTTCTTTGCGGGTGGAAATGTCAATCTTTGCGATGGTCTTTTCGAGCTTCGCATTACTCATCTGTGAGGCGACGGTACGCTTCCAGATTAAATCATACAGTCGCTCTTCGTCCCGGTTGATGCCCTCATTCGTATTTTCTATATAAGTAGGACGGATGGCTTCGTGGGCTTCCTGTGCGCTGGAATTTTTGGAGGCGTATTGTTTGCGGTTGGAATATTCTTTTCCAAACTCTTTATTGATATAAGACTGTATGGTATTCAGTGCCAGATCGGATAGGTTGGGAGAGTCCGTTCTCATATAGGTGATCTTACCGCTCTCATACAGTTTTTGTGCTACGGACATCGTACGCGAAACGGAAAATCCCAGTTTTCTGGAGGCTTCCTGTTGGAGAGTAGATGTTGTAAATGGTGCTGCCGGACTCTTTTGAGCAGGTTTTACCTGTACATCTTCTACTTTGAAGAGTGCGTCTTTCACCGCTTCCAAAAATGCCTCGGCTTCTTTTTCCGTTTTTAGCTTTTCCGACAGTTCCGCTTTAAATGTCTTCTGGTCCGTAATGAAAAAGGCAACTACTTTGTAAAAATTTTCGGACTGGAAGTTGTTGATTTCCCGTTCCCGTTCCACCACTAATCTTACCGCTACCGATTGCACACGTCCGGCAGATAAGGTTCTTCGTCCTAATTTTTTCCATAACACGGGAGATAATTCAAACCCCACCACTCTGTCCAATACGCGGCGGGCCTGCTGGGCATAAAATAAATTCTGGTCTAATTTTCTGGGATTGGCCACCGCATTTTTAATGGCAGGAGCGGTAATCTCATTAAATACGATTCGTTTGGTATTGTCCTTATCAAGGTTCAGTACCTCACACAAATGCCAGGAAATGGCTTCCCCTTCACGGTCCTCATCCGTTGCCAGCCATACTTCAGATGTTTTGGAAAGTTTCTGCAGTTCACGGACAACCTGTTCTTTATCTTCAGATATGATATAGGTGGGTTCAAAATTATTATGGATATCTACCCCCATTTCTTTCTTTGCCAGATCACGGATGTGTCCGTAACACGACTTCACCATAAAATCTTTACCCAGAATTTTCTCAATTGTTTTTGCTTTCGCCGGTGACTCTACTATCAGTAAATTTTTAGCCATGATAATTCTTCGTATTTAGTGATAAGTAATCTAGTAACACCAGTTTTAATATAAACAACAAAAGTGCCGCTTTTGCCTATTGACAGATGGCTTATTACTTTTACCAACCCGCAAATAAAACTAAAATTTCCATTTTGTTCACTATATCTTATTTAAAAATCAAATTCTTTTTCTGTATTAATCCGTAATTTTGGTAAAACTTCCTCTATGAATACCTTGCTTTCCATTTCACCCGTTGACGGCAGATACAGAAATAAGGTGTCGGATTTAGAAAATTATTTTTCTGAATTTGCACTTATCAAATACCGTGTCAGGGTAGAGATTGAATATTTTATTGAGCTATCCAAGGTAATCGGTGAAATCGGAAACATATCAGACAATCAGGTAGTTGAATTAAGAAAACTCTATCAGTGCTTTAGTCTGAAAGATGCTCAGCGTGTTAAGGAAATTGAAAAAACGACCAACCATGATGTGAAAGCGGTGGAATATTTTATCAAGGAAAATATCATCGACCCGGACTTGGAGCAAAAGTGTGAGTTCATCCATTTCGGCCTCACTTCACAAGATATCAACAATACCGCCATTCCGTTGTCGCTGAAAGAAGCTTTTCAGGTTGTGTATCAAAATACATTTTATTCCGTGTACAATGAATTGCTGAAAAAAGCGGACGCCTATAAGGATATCCCAATGTTGGCAAAAACGCACGGACAACCTGCCAGCCCGACACGATTGGGAAAAGAGTTAGAGGTTTTTGCGGAAAGGCTGGATCATCAGTTTTTATATTTTGCACAAATACCGTATTCAGCCAAATTCGGTGGGGCAACGGGAAATTTCAATGCACATCATGTGGCATATCCGCACAAGGACTGGATACATTTCGGTAATCATTTCGTGAATGGTACGCTTGGTTTGCACCGCTCCCAAACGACCACCCAAATAGAGCATTATGATAATCTGGCCGCATTATTTCACAATTATGCGCGCATCAATACCATTTTAATTGACTTATGCCGGGATGTCTGGAGCTATGTCTCTATGGATTATTTCAAACAGAAAATAAAAGAAGGGGAGATTGGAAGCAGTGCGATGCCGCACAAGGTGAACCCGATTGATTTTGAAAATGCAGAAGGAAATTTAGGTATTGCGAATGCGCTGTTCAGCCATTTGGCGGAGAAGCTGCCTGTATCCAGGCTGCAGCGTGATTTGACCGACTCCACCGTCATGAGAAATATTGGGGTGCCCATGGCGCATACTATCATTGCAATGGAATCCATCGTGAAAGGACTGGATAAATTGCTGGTAAATGAAGCAAAAATCAGGCAGGATCTCGAAGACAACTGGATTGTCATCGCGGAAGCCATCCAGACGGTTCTACGCCGCGAAGGTTACGAAAAACCGTATGAAGAATTGAAGAACTTAACGCGCACCCATACCAGAATAGGTGAACGGGAAATCCATGCATTTATAGATGAATTGAAAATCCGGCAGGAAATCCGTGATGAACTGAAACGGATAACCCCATTTAATTATACAGGAATTTAAAAAGAGGATTTGGCTTAGGATTAATGTCTTCTCATAAATATCATCGAAATCTGTGTTTAATGAAATAAATCAAATGATCACCATTTATCATAACAATCGCTGCGGGAAAAGCAGAAGCGCACTTTGTCTGCTTGAAGAAAGCGGTCAGCCTTATAAAACAATAGAATATTTAAAAGATGTTCCTACGGCTGAGGAATTGAAGGCTGTTCTTAAAAAGCTGAAACTGAAACCCCACGATTTAATCCGGACAAAGGAGCCGGTATATCTGGAAAACTACAAAGGTAAAAATCTGTCGGATGAACAGTGGATACAGGTAATGACAGAGCATCCGATAGTAATGGAAAGACCAATAGTTATCAATGGTACTAAAGCTGTTGTAGCCCGCCCGCCGGAGAAAGTACTGGAAATAATTTGACATACTTACAAAATAACTGATTTATTATTTTTTGGATGTAAAGTATTTCTTACTCTTTAACCGGCATCTCTTTTTCCGTCATCTTATCCGCTGATTCTACACGAATGATTTTTTGTTCAAAATGCTTATCGGCTTTCTGTTGGTTAAAGAGTTCCTCTTTCGCATGAGTCGGGCCAAACAAAAGAATGGAGTCGCATTTTTCTAAAACACCTGTGAGCACTTCATAATACTGTTTGCTGATTTCTTTCTCTCTTCGGTGCTGATGGTGTTCGTCGTTGGTGGCCATGTTATTCCGAACAATATAACATTGCTGCCTTCGCCTTTGAAACGAACTTGACTTTCCCTATCGGAAAATACCGTTTCAATGATGCTGTTTCCTCTGCTGACATCAACCAGATGTG
The genomic region above belongs to Sphingobacteriales bacterium and contains:
- the purB gene encoding adenylosuccinate lyase, whose protein sequence is MNTLLSISPVDGRYRNKVSDLENYFSEFALIKYRVRVEIEYFIELSKVIGEIGNISDNQVVELRKLYQCFSLKDAQRVKEIEKTTNHDVKAVEYFIKENIIDPDLEQKCEFIHFGLTSQDINNTAIPLSLKEAFQVVYQNTFYSVYNELLKKADAYKDIPMLAKTHGQPASPTRLGKELEVFAERLDHQFLYFAQIPYSAKFGGATGNFNAHHVAYPHKDWIHFGNHFVNGTLGLHRSQTTTQIEHYDNLAALFHNYARINTILIDLCRDVWSYVSMDYFKQKIKEGEIGSSAMPHKVNPIDFENAEGNLGIANALFSHLAEKLPVSRLQRDLTDSTVMRNIGVPMAHTIIAMESIVKGLDKLLVNEAKIRQDLEDNWIVIAEAIQTVLRREGYEKPYEELKNLTRTHTRIGEREIHAFIDELKIRQEIRDELKRITPFNYTGI
- a CDS encoding transglutaminase family protein; this translates as MSNLTDTEFKALITLLDDNDNEVYSHVSNKLFSLGVEGIPLLESAWETSENQLIQTRLEDLINKIQFSNVKDRLIKWRDKNGEDLLEGALLVSKFQYPDLDEFKITQKIETISKNVWIELNPALSPLEEAHVVNHVFFQLHNFFGLQTQQLDPDLGYINNLIESKKGNSLSLGILYIILAQKNDLPVYGVNLPYHFIMAYTRKHLNKDELDCNNQEKSVMFYINPLNKGIAFSRSEITHYLEQMKVKTHSKFFSPCNNLEIIKTLIYNQLSCYDQNGNTDKAHQLKELFDLFVNEDEADQSDD
- the arsC gene encoding arsenate reductase (glutaredoxin) (This arsenate reductase requires both glutathione and glutaredoxin to convert arsenate to arsenite, after which the efflux transporter formed by ArsA and ArsB can extrude the arsenite from the cell, providing resistance.), yielding MITIYHNNRCGKSRSALCLLEESGQPYKTIEYLKDVPTAEELKAVLKKLKLKPHDLIRTKEPVYLENYKGKNLSDEQWIQVMTEHPIVMERPIVINGTKAVVARPPEKVLEII
- the topA gene encoding type I DNA topoisomerase; this encodes MAKNLLIVESPAKAKTIEKILGKDFMVKSCYGHIRDLAKKEMGVDIHNNFEPTYIISEDKEQVVRELQKLSKTSEVWLATDEDREGEAISWHLCEVLNLDKDNTKRIVFNEITAPAIKNAVANPRKLDQNLFYAQQARRVLDRVVGFELSPVLWKKLGRRTLSAGRVQSVAVRLVVEREREINNFQSENFYKVVAFFITDQKTFKAELSEKLKTEKEAEAFLEAVKDALFKVEDVQVKPAQKSPAAPFTTSTLQQEASRKLGFSVSRTMSVAQKLYESGKITYMRTDSPNLSDLALNTIQSYINKEFGKEYSNRKQYASKNSSAQEAHEAIRPTYIENTNEGINRDEERLYDLIWKRTVASQMSNAKLEKTIAKIDISTRKEKFIAEGEVLKFDGFLKVYIEGTDDDEQEESGMLPPLNVGQSLTYKNIEARQRFTQPPARYTEASLIKKLEELGIGRPSTYAPTISTIQNREYVVKGDREGLPRAYQKIELSAKKEIRKESLCENTGSLKGKLLPTDIGNLVTDYLMENFTRVMDYSFTAEMEKDFDEIAEGHKDWRKSLKQFYGPFHKEIAASENTAYVTGERELGKDPENGKTVVAKLGRYGPMIQIGTNEEEEKPRYAKLKSSQSLETITMDEAMELFKLPLILGEYEGQEVSVNAGRFGPYVKFGEQFISLPKGEEPSDVTLERAIEVIKSKQEDDAPIAQYEGKPVSKGKGRFGPFIKWNGLFINIPKGYHFDTINAKECGELIEKKLEKEANRFILNFPEEKISVENGRWGPYIKFNKKMLKLTGRKYTADEAARLSLVDIKAMIEPRYRMLFLKRKKGTRQEGCRKRQND